GATGCCGGCGACGACCTCGTTGACGTTCATGTTGGATTGGGTGCCCGAGCCAGTCTGCCAGATCACCAGCGGAAACTGATCGTCATGATCGCCCGCCGCGACGGATGCGGCCGCTGCCTCGATCGCATCGGCGACGTCGCCGGGGAGGCCATGTCCACGGTTCACCCGTGCCGCCGCCTGCTTGACGATCGCCAGCGCGCGGACGATGCCGATCGGCATCCGCTCCTGCGATCCGAACGGGAAATTATGGATCGAGCGCTCGGTCTGCGCGCCCCAATAGGCCGACGCGGGCACCTCGATCGGTCCGAAGCTGTCGGTCTCGGTGCGGGTCTCGGTCATGTCGGGGCTCCTGATGCTCGCCCCCAAGCTGGCATCGTCGCCCGACAATGCAACCCATCGGAACACGCCATCGGGCAGGATGACGCCGGAAAGGAGGCACGCCCCCTCCCCGGTCATCCTCACTTCGCGAAGATCACCTCGCTCCAGAACCCGTCATCGAGGAACTGGCGATATTTCTCGTAGCCGGCGATCGCCACCTTGCCCTGCTCCTCCGGAAGCACCGCCTCCATCTCTTTCTCGATCGCCATATCGCGCGCCTTGTCGGGGCCGAGCAGCGCGAAATTGGGCAGGTGCGTCGCGATCAAGACATTCGGGTTGCCTTTGACGAAGCCGTTGCGGACGATGATCTTGTAGGCATCGATCAGGCCGCGCTTCTTCAGGATGTCGAACAGCGGGATCTGGGTGTGGTGCAGCCCGACCAGATAGTCGTCGATATGGTTGGGATCGACCTCGATCGCGTTGATCTCCCACACCCCCTGTTCGGGCGCGTAGTCGCTATACATCTTGGCGGAGGAAACCGTGGCGAGCGTCAGCGCCAGCACGGCGGCCGCGCCCATCATCATGGTGCGTATCATCTTTCTCGTCCCTGTTGGAGAAGACGCTACGCTACCTGAAGATCGGATCGCCGGATGGCCCACCGGGCCGGGAGAGACAGATCACTTCTTGCGGGTGAAATCCACCGAAACCACGTTCGAGCCATCCTCGCTGGTCGCGATCGGGGTGTCATTCTCGGGCTCGGCCGGCTCGGCGTCGCCATCCTCGGACTGGGCCTGGAACTGGAGCGCGAAATTCACCGCCGGATCGACGAAGCCCGTGACGGCCGCGAACGGCACGATCAGCTTGGCCGGCACCTGGTTGAACGACAGGCCGACCTCGAAGCCGTCCGGGTTGGCCTTGAGCTCCCAATAGCGGTTCTGGATGACGATCGTCATCTCGTCGGGAAAGCGCTGGCTGAGGTGGAGCGGAATGTCCACGCCCTGAGCCTGCGTCTTGAAGGTGATGTAGAAATGATGCTCGCCGGGCAGGCCGCCGGCACGCTCGACCTCGCCCAGCACACGGCCGACGACGGCGCGCAGTGCCTCCTGCACGATCTCGTCATAGGGAATCAGGCTGTCTGCTACGGTCGGTTCGGTCATGTGGCAGTAACTGAACGCGCCCGCCGCGACGGTCAAGGCGTTGCGTCGGGGAAGGACCACGCTATGAGGACCGCGCCTTTATTCAGCCGGGAAGACTGACGATGCGCCGCGCCACTGTCCGCCGCGAGACGACCGAGACGCAGATCGCGGTCACACTCGATCTCGACGGCACCGGAATCTACCGGATCTCGACCGGGATCGGTTTCCTCGATCACATGCTCGAACAATTGTCGCGTCACGCGCTGATCGACCTCACCGTCGAGGCGAAGGGCGACCTTCACATCGATCAGCACCACACGACCGAGGATTCGGCGCTGGCGATCGGCGAGGCGTTCAGCAAGGCGCTCGGCGATCGCAAGGGCATCCAGCGCTTCGGCTCGGCCTATGCGCCGATGGATGAGACGCTGACCCGTGCCGCGATCGACATCTCCGGCCGACCCTATCTGGTCTTCCGCACCGCCTTCAGCCAATCGAAGCTCGGCGATTTCGATACCGAATTGTTCGAGCACTGGTTCCACAGCTTCGCGCAGGCGGCCGGCATCACGCTGCACGTCGAGACGCTCTACGGCCGCAACAACCATCATATCGTGGAGAGCGCGTTCAAGGCACTCGCCCGCGCGCTCCGCGCCGCGATCGAGGTCGATCCGCGCAAGGCCGATCAGGTGCCGTCCACCAAGGGCACGCTGGGAGGCTCGGCCGGAGGCAGCGGCGACGCGCAATGACGCTGGCCCTGATCGATTATGGCGCGGGCAATCTGCGCTCGGTGGACAATGCCCTGCGGGCGGCCGGCGCGACGGACGTTGCGGTGACGGCCGATCCCGATCTAGTCCGTACCGCCGACCGGATCGTGCTGCCGGGCGTCGGCGCCTTCGGGGCCTGCATGGCGGCGCTGTCCGCGCTGCCGGGCATGATCGAGGCGATGAACGCGCGCGTCATCGACGGTGGCGTGCCCTTCCTGGGAATCTGCGTCGGCATGCAGCTGATGGCCAATGCCGGCGAGGAGATGGGCATCTTCCCCGGCCTCGGCTGGATCGACGGCACCGTCCGCCACCTGCCCGAGACCCCCGGCCTCAAGGTGCCCCATATGGGCTGGAACGACGTCGTGCCCCGGCGCGCGCATCCGCTGCTGGTGCCGGGCGAGGCCTATTTCCTGCACAGTTACGCCTTCGATCTCGCCGATCCGGCCGATCTGCCGGCCGATCTGATCGCGACGACCGATCATGGCGGCCAGGTGACCGCCGCGGTCGGCCGCGACAATATGCTCGGCGTCCAGTTCCATCCCGAGAAGAGCCAGGCCTATGGGCTCGCTCTGCTCAACCGTTTCCTGGAGTGGAAGCCATGACCGCGCCTCTGATCATCTTCCCGGCCATCGATCTCAAGGGCGGGCAGGTCGTCCGTCTCGCCGAGGGCGATATGGATCGCGCCACCGTCTATGGCGACGATCCCGCGCATCAGGCCCGGCTGTTCGCCGAAGCCGGGGCGACCCACCTCCATGTCGTCGATCTCGACGGCGCCTTCGCCGGCAAGGCCGTCAACGCCACCGCGGTCGAGGCGATCGTCGCGGCCTTCCCCGGCAAGGTCCAGCTCGGCGGCGGCATCCGTGACCGCGCTGCGGTGGATCGCTGGCTCGGCCTGGGCGTCGACCGGGTGGTGATCGGCACCGCCGCGCTCGACCATCCCGATTTCGTCGCGCAGGCGGCGCGCGATCTTCCCGGCCGCATCGTCGTCGCGGTCGATGCGCGGGACGGCTTCGTCGCCACCAAGGGCTGGGCCGACGTCTCCGAGGTCCGTGTCGTCGATCTCGCCGAGCGGTTCGCCGATGTCGGGGTGGCCGCCTTGCTGTTCACCGATGTCGGTCGCGACGGCCTGCTCAAGGGCTGCAACGTCGAGGCGACGCAGGCCCTCGCCCACGCCAGCGCCATTCCGGTGATCGCCAGCGGCGGCGTCGCCGGGATCGAGGATATCGAGGCGCTGATGATCGCGCGTTCGGGCATCGTGGAAGGCGGCATCGAGGGCGTGATCACCGGCCGGGCACTCTATGACGGCCGCCTCGATCTGGCCGACGCGCTGAGGATGGCGCAGGCATGACCGTCCGCGTCCGCGTCATCCCCTGCCTCGACGTGGCGGGCGGGCGTGTGGTCAAGGGCGTCAACTTCGTCGATCTCGCCGATGCCGGCGATCCGGTCGAGCAGGCGCGGATCTACGACGCCGCGCAGGCCGACGAACTCTGCTTCCTCGATATCACCGCCAGCCATGAGGAGCGCGGCACCATCCTCGACGTGGTGGCGCGCACCGCGTCGGTCTGCTTCATGCCGCTCACCGTCGGCGGCGGCGTGCGCCGGGTGGAGGACGCGCGCGCGCTGCTGCTCGCCGGCGCCGACAAGGTGGCGGTCAACTCCGCCGCCGTCGCGCGACCGGCGCTGGTCGGCGAGATGGCCGAGCGCTTCGGCGCGCAATGCGTCGTCGGCGCGATCGACGCGCGCCATGTCGGGCCGGGCCAGTGGGAGGTCTTCACCCATGGCGGGCGCAAGCCGACCGGGATCGACGCCATCGCCCATGCCCGCGATCTCGCCGCGCGCGGGGCCGGCGAATTGCTGATCACCTCGATGGATCGGGACGGCACGCGTGACGGCTATGATCTCGCGCTCACCCGCGCGATCTCCGATGCGGTTTCGGTGCCGGTGATCGCCAGCGGCGGCGTCGGCAATCTCGATCATCTGGTGGCGGGCGTCACCGAAGGCCATGCCTCGGCGGTGCTGGCGGCCTCGATCTTCCATTTCGGGCAGCACAGCGTCGCACAGGCGCGCGCGGCGCTGGCCGAAGCCGGGCTGCCCGTCCGCAGCTGACGTCCCAAAACGAAACAGGCGGCAGCAAAAACAACCATGCCGCATCGCACCCTCCTTATAGGATCGGCCCGTCGCAGGGCGTGATTCGCTCGCCAAGGCGACAATTCGGGTCGGGAGTGTCGACATGAAATTCGCCCATCTTCTTTTCGCGGCCGCGGCCGTCACTGCGATCTCCATCACGCCGGCGCAGGCCGGTGGCTCCTTCGGCGGGTCGTCGGGCGGCTGGGGCCATGGCTCCACCTCGTCCTCGTCCGGTGGGCACAGCTCCACCTCGTCGGGCGGGATGCCGAGTTCCAGCAGTTCGTCCTCGGGCGGCGCCACCTCGGTGCCGGAGCCCGGCGACGCGATCCTGCTGCTGATGGGCGCCGCCGGCGTCATCATCGGCCGCAAGTTCCATGCGCGCGCCAAGCGCCGCGGCTGAATGACGCCCGGCGATTGACCCGACCACCGGCCGCCCGATAAGGCGGCCGGATGGTCGATATGCTATCCAGGCTCGCCGCCACCATCGCCGCCCGCAAGGGCGCCGACGCCGGCGCCTCCTACACCGCCTCGTTGTTCGCCAAGGGCCTGCCCAAGATCGCGCAGAAGCTGGGCGAGGAAGCGGTGGAGACCGTGATCGCGGCAATGGCCGGCGATCCGAAGGCGGTCACCGGCGAAGCCGCCGATCTGCTCTTCCATCTCCTGGTCCTGCTCGAAGCCAGCGGGGTGCCGCTGGCCGACGTGCTGGCCGAACTCGATCGACGCGAAGGCGTCTCCGGGCTGGACGAGAAGGCCGCACGGGCGGTGCCCAAGCCGATCGCAGCCACGCCGCCCATCGACACCGGCCCCAGCCTCGCCATGGGCGAGGCCTCGGCCGATGACGACCGTCCACGTATCCGGAGGGGCTGATGCCGATCGACGCCACCCTGCCCTATGACGACGCCAACATCTTCGCCAGGATCCTACGCGGCGAGATCCCGTGCCAGAAGGTCTTCGAGGACGACTTCGCGCTCGCCTTCCACGATATCGCGCCGCAGGCGCCGATCCACATCCTGGTGATTCCCAAGGGGCGCTATGTCTCCTGGGACGATTTTTCGGCGACGGCGTCCGAGGCCGAGATCGCCGGCTTCGTCCGCGCCGTCGGCCAGGTCGCGCGGGACAACGGGTTGGTGGCGCCGGGATATCGGCTGCTCGCCAATATCGGCGCACATGGCCATCAGGAGGTGCCGCATCTCCATGTCCATCTGTTCGGCGGACGCCCGCTCGGCGCGATGCTGTCACGCGGCTGACGCATCGCCGCTTGCGCGATCCTGATCAGCCGCTAGGCTCCCGTCCCCATAAGACGGCGCGCCACAGGGCGAAGCCTCATGGGGAAAAATTGATGATCTTCGGCAGAGTAAAGTCTCTGGACGCGATCCTCGCGACCGCGGAAAAAAAATCGCTGCACCGTTCTTTGGGGGCTTTCCAGCTGACGTTGCTCGGCATCGGTGCCGTGATCGGCACGGGTATCTTCGTGCTGACGTCGGAGGCCGCGCAGAAGGCCGGGCCGGGCATGTTGCTGAGCTTCATCGTCGCCGGCTTCGTCTGCGCGGTGGCGGCACTCTGCTATTCCGAACTGGCCTCGATGGTGCCGGTGGCCGGCTCCGCTTATACCTATACCTATGCCGTGGTCGGCGAATTGCTGGCCTGGATGGTCGGCTGGGCGCTGATCCTCGAATATGCGGTGGGCGCGAGCGCGGTCGCGGTCGGCTGGTCCAACCATGCGGTCGGCCTGCTGAGCGCATCGGGCTTTCATTTCCCGGCGATCATCAGCAACGCCGATGCGCTGATGGCGCACATCCAGCTGGCGTTCGGCGCGGCCCCGTCGGTTGATCTGACCACGGCGGAGACGGTCGGCGGCTGGATCAATCTTCCCGCCGTCCTGATCTCGATCGCGGTGATGGGCCTGCTGGTGCTCGGCACCACCGAGAGCGCCTTCGTCAACGCCATTCTGGTCTGCATCAAGATCGCGGCGCTGTTGCTGTTCGTAGCGCTGACCTGGCCGGGGATGAACACCGCCCATTTCGAGCCCTTCCTGCCGACCGGATCGATCGGCGTGTTCGGCGCCGCCGCCTCGATCTTCTTCGCCTATGTGGGCTTCGACGCGGTCTCCACCGCGGCCGAGGAAACCAAGAACCCGCAGCGCAACGTGCCGATCGGCCTGATCGGCAGCCTCGTCGTCTGCACCATCTTCTATCTGCTGGTCGCCTCCGGCGCGATCGGCGCGATCGGCTCGCAGCCGGTGACCGGCGCCAATGGCGCGCTGCTCGAGCCCGGTTCGGCCGAGATGGCCGGCCGCTGCGCCGCGATCACGGCGAGCGGCGCGATCGAGCCGCTGGTCTGCTCCAAGGAGGCGCTGGTCCATGTCCTCCAGGTGATCGGCCATCCGATCTTCGGCTGGTTCGTCGGCCTCGCCGCCGTCCTTGCGCTGCCCTCGGTCGTGCTGATGATGATGTACGGCCAGACCCGCATTTTCTTCACCATGGCCCGTGACGGCCTGCTGCCCACCAAGCTGGCGAGCGTGCATCCGAAGTTCCGCACGCCGCACATCGTCACCTACGTCACCGGCGCCGCCGCGACGATCGCCGCCGCCTTCCTGCCGGTCGGCAAGCTGGCCGACTATTCGAACTCCGGCACGCTGTTCGCCTTCCTGATGGTGGCGGTATCGGTGATGGTGCTGCGCAAGACCGACCCGGCCCGCAAGCGGCCGTTCCGCACGCCGCTCGTCTGGATCGTGGCGCCGCTCGCGATCATCGGCTGCATCGCGCTCTATCTGTCGCTGCCGCTGACCGCGATCCTGGTGCTCCCGATCTGGGGCATACTCGGCCTGCTGGTCTATTTCCTCTACAGCCGCTCGCGCTCTTTTGTCGGCCGCGGCGTGATCGACGACAGCGGCGAAGCCGCGCCGGACGCCACCCACCGCTGATCGGGAACGGACGCAAAAAGGGGCGGGTGGCACCATCGCCACCCGCCCCTTTTTCATGCCTCCGGAAGATCAGCCGAGCTTGGCGGCGATCAACGCCTTGAGATCCTGCTCCGGCCGCGCGCCATAATGCGAGATCACCTCGGCCGCCGCGATCGCGCCCATCCGCAGGCAATCCTCGACCGGGCGTCCCTGCACATGGCCGACCAGATAGCCGGCCGAGAAAAGATCGCCCGCACCGGTGGTGTCGACCACGCGGTCGACCGGCTCGGCCGGCACATGGAAACGCTGGGTGCCCGATGCCGCCCAGGCGCCATCCTTGCCGCGCGTCGCGACGACCAGCGGCAGCTTCGCCGCCAGCGCATCCATCGCCGCGTCGAAATCCGCCGCGCCGGTCAGCGCCAGCAGCTCTTCCTCGTTGGCGAACAGGATATCGATGTCGCCCTGGTCGACCAGCGCCGTGAAGTCGGCGAGGTGGTTCATGATGCAGAACACGGCGGACACGCCGAGCGCGACCTGGCGGCCGGCCTTGCGCGCCATCTTGATCGCCGCCTGCATCGCCGCGCGCGGTTCGGCCGGATCCCACAGATAGCCTTCGAGCAGCAGCACCTTGGCCGAGGCCACCTGCGCCTCGTCGACCGCCGATGCCGGCAGGAACTGCGCCGCGCCGAGATAGGTGTTCATCGTCCGCTCGCCGCATTCGCCGACCAGGATCAGGCAGCGCCCAGTCGGGATGTCGGCATCGCGCGGGGCGACGGTGAAATCGATCCCCTGCGACTGCAGGTCATGGACGAAGACCTCGCCGAGCTGGTCCTTCGCGACCTGGCCGATGAAGGCGCAGCGCGCGCCCATCATCGCCGCACCGGCGACGGTATTGCCGGCCGAACCGCCCGAAATCTCCTTGCCCGGGCCCATGTGCGAATAGAGCGACGTCGCGCGATCGGCGTCGATCAGCTGCATGGCGCCCTTGGTAAGGCCCTGAGAGGCGAGGAAATCGTCTCCCGCCGGCGACAGCACGTCCACGAGGGCGTTGCCGATGGCGATGATGTCGAGCGTGGTATCGGTCACGAAATTCTCCGAAAAGGCGTCGGTCGGCGCCTAGCGACCGACGGGCCGGCGCGCAATCTTTGCGGCATGGCGCGCGAGCCTGTTTGCGGCGACCCACGGGCGTGGCAGGTGGGACGCATGATTCGCCGCCCGCTCCTCGCCCTGCTGCCGCCGCTGGCGCTCGCCGCCTGTACCGCCCCGACCGGGCAGGCCGGCCCCGCCCCCATGTCCGAGAAGCCCGCCAACATGCGCGAGGCCGGCCTGCAACGGGTCGTGGGCAAGACCGCGGCGCAGCTCGCCGCCCTGTTCGGCCCCGCCGATCTCGACGGACGCGAGGGCCAGGCGCGCAAGTTGCAGTTCGTCGGGCCGGCCTGCGTGCTCGATGCCTATCTGATCGCCGAAAAGACCGGCGCCGAGCCGGTGGTGACCTATATCGACGCGCGCCTGCCTTCGGGCGACGATATCGATCGCGCCTCCTGCATCGCGTCGCTCAGCCGGCGCGATGCGGCGCCCTGAGCGCGACGTCCCATTCCGACCTGACCTGCTCGTCCTCCTCGCCGTCCGCCCGTGCCGGATCGAGCATCCCCAGCCGGCCGAGCGCCCAGACGGCCGCGCCCCGCACCACCGGCGCCGGGTCGTCGAGCAGCGGCTCCAGCTGGGACGCCAGCCCGGCGTTGCCGCTGTTGCCGGCCACGATCGCGGCGTTGCGTACCATCCGGTCGCGCCCGATCCGCTTGATCGGCGAGCCCGAGAAGACCTGCCGGAAGCCCGCATCGTCCAGCGCCAGCAAATCGCCGACCTGCGGCGCCGCCAGTTCGGCGCGGGCCGCAAACGCCATGTTGGCGCGCGCCGAGACCGCGAACTTGTTCCACGGGCAGGCCGACAGGCAATCGTCGCAGCCATAGACATGATTGCCGATTCCCTCGCGCAGATCGTGCGGGATCGGGCCGGCATGTTCGATGGTGAGGTAGGAGATGCAGCGCCGCGCATCGATCTTATAGGGTGCGGGGAAGGCGTTGGTCGGGCACGCCACCTGGCAGGCATCGCACGACCCGCAACTGTCCCGCGAGGGTGGATCGGGATCGAGTTCCAGCTCGGTCATCACGCAGCCGAGCAGCAGCCAGCTGCCATGATCGCGGCTGACCAGATTGGTGTGCTTGCCCTGCCAGCCCAGCCCCGCCGCCATCGCCAGCGGCTTTTCCATCACCGGCGCGGTATCGACGAAGACCTTGAGCGCGCCGCCGCCCTCCACCACCAGCCAGCGGGCGAGCGCCTTCAGCGCCTTCTTGACGATATCGTGATAATCCTGCCCCTGGGCATAGACCGAGATGCGCGCCGTCTCGGGCTCGTCGGCCAGCCGCATCGGGTTTTCGGGCGGCGCATAGCTCATCCCCAGCGCGACCACGGACCGCACCTCGGGCCACAGCGCCTTCGGAGAACGCCGCCAGTCGGCGCGGGCCTCCATCCAGCCCATCTCGCCATGCGCGCCGTCCGCCAGCCATTCGGCGAGGCGTTCGCCTGGCAACGGGTCATCCACCGCCCGCGTCACCCCGCAGGCGACGAAGCCGAGGCGCAGCGCCTCCGCCTTCAGGCGTTCGGTCAGGGTCGTCGGCGGTAACATGTCATTCTCATAAGCGGGCGCGACGCCGAATCAACGCGGCCCGGCATAACCCTGCTGGTCCTCGCCCTGCGCGCGGTCGCGCTTGGCCTGCTTGCGCGCTTCCTTCTCGTCCCGCTTCTGCTGCTTGCGGACCTTGCGACCGAGGTTGCGATCCGCCTCCGAACGGCTGGTCGTGCTCCAGTCCACCACCTTGGACCCGACCCGCACCGGCGCGGTGGCGACGTCATAGGCGGTATGGACGACACAGCCGGACAGCAGCACGCAGGCGGCGATCAGAAACAGACGTGACATGGCGACCCCGATCCTCGATTGGACGCCATCCTGATCGGTCAGCGCGGCGGAATTGAGGCGTCAGGCGTGGCGGAAGGGCAGGATCGCTTCCAGCTCGCTCGCCGCCTTGCCGCCGCCGTGCCGCGCGAACCAAGCATGGCGAACGATTTCCGCCTGCTGCTCGATGCCGTAGCGGCGGAACGGCTTGCCGGGCTTGAGATGGTAGGAATAGCGGCAGAAGGGATGGCGCGCGAGCGGCAGATACCAGCGCCCGCCGCGCTGCGCCTGCCAGACATGGGTCATCTCGTGGATGAAGAGCCCCTGCATCGACAGGCTCGCCGAGGAAAAGTCACCACACCATGCCGAACTGCCCGCCGGTATCCAGATATCCCCGTCGGGCGCCATCACCGTCTCGCGCGGCTGAAAGGGAAACCAGCGGCGATGGTGCAGGCGCACCGCCGCATAATCGATCGCATCGCCGAATATCAGATGGGCCAGGGCGGTTTCGCCCAGCGTCAATCCGCGCCTGTCGTCCGTCATACCCATCCGTCATTATCAATAAGGCGCCGCATCAATAAGGCGCCGCGTCGCCAGCGCCGACCACCATCGCATCCACCGTCAACGACTGTCCCGTCGCGAACCGCAGGCTGAGCGGCATCCGGCCCTTCGCCTTCCACGCCGGGCTGAGCCCGAACAGCATGACGTGGCGGCCACCGGGCGCGAAGCGCAATTCGCCATGCGCCGGCACATCGACCCCGTCCAGCCGGGCCATGCCGGTCGCTCCGCCGCGGCCCGTCGCCATGCTCTCATGCAATTCGCTGGCCCCTGCCGCCTTGCTCTCCACGGCCAACAGCCGCGCGGGAACCGGCCCGCCATGGATCACCAGATAGGCCGCGCCCGGATGGCCCGGCACGGCCGGCAGCCGCACCCAGCCATGATCCGCCGACAGCGTCGCCTCATGATGGCAGGCCGCCAGAACCAGCAGCATCACCGGCGCGACATGGGCGAAACGCATCACGCAACTGTCCCCGATCGTTACGCCTTGCGGATTAGGGCCGCGACACGCTTGCAGCAAGCGCAGGGCTTCTTATATCGCCGCACGGAGCATTCCTCTCGTCCTTCGCTTGATGAGGGGGGACGAGAGGCTCGTCGACCATCGAGAGAGTTTACGGGGATATTGAATGGCTAAGGTTATCGGAATCGATCTGGGCACCACCAACAGCTGCGTCGCTGTGATGGAAGGTGGCAAGCCCAAGGTGATCGAGAATGCGGAGGGCGCGCGCACGACCCCCTCCATCGTCGCCTTCACCAAGGATGGCGAGCGGTTGATCGGCCAGCCGGCCAAGCGCCAGGCGGTCACCAACCCGACCAACACGATTTTCGCAGTGAAGCGCCTGATCGGCCGCCGCTTCGACGATCCCATCACCCGCAAGGACACCGAGCTGGTGCCCTACACGATCGTGAAGGGCCCGAACGGCGACGCCTGGGTCCAGGCCGGCGGCGAGGATTACTCGCCCTCGCAGGTCTCCGCCTTCACCCTGCAGAAGATGAAGGAAACCGCCGAATCCTATCTCGGCGAGACCGTCACCCAAGCCGTGATCACGGTGCCGGCCTATTTCAACGACGCCCAGCGCCAGGCGACCAAGGACGCCGGCAAGATCGCCGGCCTTGAGGTGCTGCGCATCATCAACGAGCCGACCGCGGCCGCGCTGGCCTATGGCCTCGAGAAGAATGACGGCAAGACCATCGCGGTCTACGATCTCGGCGGCGGCACCTTCGACATCTCGGTGCTCGAGATCGGCGACGGCGTGTTCGAGGTGAAGTCGACCAACGGCGACACCTTCCTGGGCGGCGAGGATTTCGACAACAAGATCGTCGAATATCTGGCCGAGGGTTTCAAGAAGGACGAGGGCATCGACCTCTCCAAGGACAAGCTCGCGCTGCAGCGTCTGAAGGAAGCCGCCGAGAAGGCGAAGATCGAGCTGTCGTCGGCGCAGTCGACCGAGGTCAACCTGCCCTTCATCACCGCAGATCAGAATGGCCCGAAGCATCTGGTCAAGACGATCACGCGCTCGGATCTCGAAAAGCTGGTCGAGGATCTGGTCCGTCGCACGATGGAGCCGGTCAAGAAGGCTCTGGCCGACGCCGGCCTCAAGGCCGATGCGATCGACGAGGTCGTCCTCGTCGGCGGCATGACGCGCATGCCGCGCGTCCGCCAGGCGGTGAAGGACTTCTTCGGCAAGGAGCCGCACACCGGCGTCAACCCGGATGAGGTCGTCGCGATCGGCGCGGCGGTGCAGGCCGGCGTGCTCCAGGGCGACGTCAAGGACGTGCTGCTGCTCGATGTGACCCCGCTGTCGCTGGGCATCGAGACGCTGGGCGGCGTGTTCACCCGGATGATCGACCGCAACACCACGATCCCGACCAAGAAGAGCCAGACCTACTCGACCGCGGAAGACAATCAGAATGCGGTGACGATCCGCGTCTTCCAGGGCGAGCGCGAGATGGCGGCCGACAACAAGATGCTCGGCAATTTCGATCTGGTCGGCATCCCGCCGGCGCCGCGCGGCGTGCCGCAGATCGAAGTGACCTTCGACATCGACGCCAATGGCATCGTCAACGTCTCGGCCAAGGATCGCGGCACCGGCAAGGAGCAGCAGATCAAGATCCAGGCCTCGGGCGGCCTCAGCGACGGCGACATCGACCAGATGGTCAAGGACGCCGAGAAGTTCGCCGAGGAGGACAAGAAGCGTCGCGAGGCGGCCGAGGCGAAGAACAACGCCGAAGGCCTGATCCACTCGACCGAGCGCCAGCTCGAGGAGCATGGCGACAAGATCGACGCGGCGCTCAAGGCCGAAATCGAGGCGGCAGTGGCCGAGGCCAAGACCGCGGTCGAGGGTGGCGAGCCCGCCGCGATGACCGAGAAGG
This genomic window from Sphingomonas abietis contains:
- the hisF gene encoding imidazole glycerol phosphate synthase subunit HisF, with translation MTVRVRVIPCLDVAGGRVVKGVNFVDLADAGDPVEQARIYDAAQADELCFLDITASHEERGTILDVVARTASVCFMPLTVGGGVRRVEDARALLLAGADKVAVNSAAVARPALVGEMAERFGAQCVVGAIDARHVGPGQWEVFTHGGRKPTGIDAIAHARDLAARGAGELLITSMDRDGTRDGYDLALTRAISDAVSVPVIASGGVGNLDHLVAGVTEGHASAVLAASIFHFGQHSVAQARAALAEAGLPVRS
- a CDS encoding PEP-CTERM sorting domain-containing protein (PEP-CTERM proteins occur, often in large numbers, in the proteomes of bacteria that also encode an exosortase, a predicted intramembrane cysteine proteinase. The presence of a PEP-CTERM domain at a protein's C-terminus predicts cleavage within the sorting domain, followed by covalent anchoring to some some component of the (usually Gram-negative) cell surface. Many PEP-CTERM proteins exhibit an unusual sequence composition that includes large numbers of potential glycosylation sites. Expression of one such protein has been shown restore the ability of a bacterium to form floc, a type of biofilm.) codes for the protein MKFAHLLFAAAAVTAISITPAQAGGSFGGSSGGWGHGSTSSSSGGHSSTSSGGMPSSSSSSSGGATSVPEPGDAILLLMGAAGVIIGRKFHARAKRRG
- the hisB gene encoding imidazoleglycerol-phosphate dehydratase HisB, which gives rise to MRRATVRRETTETQIAVTLDLDGTGIYRISTGIGFLDHMLEQLSRHALIDLTVEAKGDLHIDQHHTTEDSALAIGEAFSKALGDRKGIQRFGSAYAPMDETLTRAAIDISGRPYLVFRTAFSQSKLGDFDTELFEHWFHSFAQAAGITLHVETLYGRNNHHIVESAFKALARALRAAIEVDPRKADQVPSTKGTLGGSAGGSGDAQ
- a CDS encoding SspB family protein, with protein sequence MTEPTVADSLIPYDEIVQEALRAVVGRVLGEVERAGGLPGEHHFYITFKTQAQGVDIPLHLSQRFPDEMTIVIQNRYWELKANPDGFEVGLSFNQVPAKLIVPFAAVTGFVDPAVNFALQFQAQSEDGDAEPAEPENDTPIATSEDGSNVVSVDFTRKK
- the hisH gene encoding imidazole glycerol phosphate synthase subunit HisH — encoded protein: MTLALIDYGAGNLRSVDNALRAAGATDVAVTADPDLVRTADRIVLPGVGAFGACMAALSALPGMIEAMNARVIDGGVPFLGICVGMQLMANAGEEMGIFPGLGWIDGTVRHLPETPGLKVPHMGWNDVVPRRAHPLLVPGEAYFLHSYAFDLADPADLPADLIATTDHGGQVTAAVGRDNMLGVQFHPEKSQAYGLALLNRFLEWKP
- a CDS encoding histidine triad nucleotide-binding protein; translated protein: MPIDATLPYDDANIFARILRGEIPCQKVFEDDFALAFHDIAPQAPIHILVIPKGRYVSWDDFSATASEAEIAGFVRAVGQVARDNGLVAPGYRLLANIGAHGHQEVPHLHVHLFGGRPLGAMLSRG
- the hisA gene encoding 1-(5-phosphoribosyl)-5-[(5-phosphoribosylamino)methylideneamino]imidazole-4-carboxamide isomerase — encoded protein: MTAPLIIFPAIDLKGGQVVRLAEGDMDRATVYGDDPAHQARLFAEAGATHLHVVDLDGAFAGKAVNATAVEAIVAAFPGKVQLGGGIRDRAAVDRWLGLGVDRVVIGTAALDHPDFVAQAARDLPGRIVVAVDARDGFVATKGWADVSEVRVVDLAERFADVGVAALLFTDVGRDGLLKGCNVEATQALAHASAIPVIASGGVAGIEDIEALMIARSGIVEGGIEGVITGRALYDGRLDLADALRMAQA